One window of Plasmodium falciparum 3D7 genome assembly, chromosome: 7 genomic DNA carries:
- a CDS encoding eukaryotic translation initiation factor 2 subunit alpha, translating to MTEMRVKADLGDCRFYKKKFPEVDDLIMVKVNRIEDMGAYVSILEYNDMEGMILMSELSKRRFRSVNKLIRVGRHEVVLVLRVDSQKGYIDLSKRRVSPKDIIKCEEKFSKSKKVHQTVRHVAKEHGITVEELNEKAIWPLYERYGHALDALKEATMNPENVFKGLDISEEIKNSLLKDIKLRLTPQALKLRGRIDVWCFGYEGIDAVKEALKKGKEISNDKVSINIKLIAPPQYVIVTSCHDKDLGMAKIQEAMKVISDKIKEYKGGDFKQQGEILVIGGDEEKRLEELLDKHDGISSDDDDYNTSDEDDENSSEEDENTSEDEEEED from the exons ATGACTGAAATGCGAGTAAAAGCAGATTTGGGGGACTGtcgtttttataaaaagaagtTTCCCGAGGTTGATGATTTGATTATGGTTAAGGTTAATAGAATTGAGGATATGGGAGCTTACGTTTCTATATTGGAATATAACGATATGGAAg GTATGATTTTAATGTCCGAACTATCCAAAAGAAGATTCAGAAGTGTGAACAAATTAATACGTGTAGGTAGGCATGAGGTTGTACTTGTATTAAGAGTAGATAGCCAAAAAGGATATATCGATTTATCAAAAAGGAGAGTATCAccaaaagatataataaaatgtgaaGAAAAATTTTCTAAATCTAAAAAGGTGCACCAGACTGTGCGACATGTAGCAAAAGAACATGGCATTACTGTAGAAGAGCTAAACGAAAAAGCTATATGGCCATTATATGAAAGATATGGACATGCTTTAGATGCGTTGAAAGAAGCTACGATGAATCCAGAAAATGTATTTAAAGGGTTAGATATAtctgaagaaataaaaaattcattattaaaagatattaaATTAAGACTTACTCCTCAAGCATTAAAATTAAGAGGTAGAATAGATGTATGGTGTTTTGGATATGAAGGTATTGATGCTGTTAAGGAAGCTctgaaaaaaggaaaagagaTATCGAATGATAAAGtttctattaatataaaattaattgcTCCACCACAATATGTTATTGTTACGTCTTGTCATGATAAAGATCTTGGTATGGCAAAAATTCAAGAAGCTATGAAAGTTATAAGTGATAAAATCAAAGAATATAAAGGAGGTGATTTTAAACAACAAGGAGAAATTTTAGTTATCGGAGGTGATGAAGAAAAACGTTTAGAAGAATTATTAGATAAACATGATGGAATTTCaagtgatgatgatgattataatacAAGTGATGAAGATGACGAAAATTCAAGTGAAGAAGACGAAAATACTAGTGAAGACGAGGAGGAGGAAGATTAA